In Salarias fasciatus chromosome 2, fSalaFa1.1, whole genome shotgun sequence, one genomic interval encodes:
- the tomm5 gene encoding mitochondrial import receptor subunit TOM5 homolog, whose amino-acid sequence MFKLEGLGPKMDPEEMKKKMRQDVISSLRNFLIYVALLRATPYVLKKLDSI is encoded by the exons ATGTTCAAACTGGAAGGACTCGGGCCCAAAATGGACCcagaggagatgaagaagaagatgcGCCAGGATGTGATCTCTTCTCTGCGGAACTTTCTCATTTACGTCGCCCTTCTCAGAGCCA ctccATATGTGTTGAAGAAGCTTGACAGCATATGA
- the LOC115399440 gene encoding zinc finger and BTB domain-containing protein 5-like yields the protein MDFPGHFQHIFQQLNHQRLHAQLCDCVVVVGGQTFQAHRSILAACSSHFRALLNSSDEMEGSGGDGGRDGGPSVLTLDPGVVTPEAFSTLLDMIYTSTLSLGASNVMDVLLAASHLHLNTVVKACKLHLARKNFPAAPPKGWRSVQQQQQTTSSQAASTCQQQVSSVMVVDLDKEEVGVEVSQSGGDEESEVRIIDDEPPAAASRRRKRKSQEDMLCDRKRTSKTPGENYKECSPTVTRSVFSTEEGHLLSPDCLMSIDRLWENQAFDTNEVKDEAEKGESDEMQLPSQSDSSVGGAGVWESTNNTDGGFVVKIKVVEEETRESKMNLIEVKTENTSLYSSDLDTLTKSSPPLPLQDCTDNLDGNLGNEKMTTISPVEADVSSLQTQLCTDIHTDAHKSPGDLGEDSVDGEGLESLSELAFTCFLNPSSESVMGGLEEEDSLASLTAAATAAAAASDAHVVSTDPSEHSQKTEGANTPSAQSSDSSSSLVFPVASVPLQQLLPEQSPNFSDTIILQPAQNPLTGFLSGIRPGLTLEASLVPSPRAGKSSGATTTFRRIAPKVPPGSETSTDPSSGSTGDAVDRPPLTRASEDVLSKCKKAAAEDHVLLVEGEKKYACKICCKTFMNLTDCKKHIRVHTGEKPYPCPNCGKRFSQSSHLYKHSKNTCLNWKDDQSFSDTLLLPADLVKDSN from the coding sequence ATGGACTTCCCCGGGCATTTCCAGCACATTTTCCAGCAGCTCAATCACCAGCGCCTCCACGCTCAGCTGTGCGACtgcgtggtggtggtgggaggacAGACCTTCCAGGCGCACCGCTCCATCCTCGCAGCCTGCAGCTCTCATTTCAGGGCTCTGCTCAACTCCAGCGATGAGATGGAAGGGTCGGGGGGCGACGGAGGCAGGGATGGAGGTCCCAGTGTGCTGACCCTCGATCCAGGCGTGGTAACCCCAGAGGCGTTCTCCACCCTGCTGGACATGATTTACACCTCCACCCTTTCTCTGGGGGCCTCCAACGTGATGGATGTGCTGCTGGCAGCATCGCACCTGCACCTCAATACTGTGGTGAAGGCCTGCAAGCTTCATCTGGCCAGGAAAAACTTTCCTGCTGCACCGCCTAAAGGTTGGAGGTCagtgcaacagcagcagcagactacATCCTCCCAGGCTGCATCCAcctgccagcagcaggtctcATCGGTCATGGTAGTGGACCTTGATAAGGAGGAGGTGGGAGTGGAGGTGAGCCAGTCTGGCGGGGATGAAGAAAGCGAGGTGAGAATAATCGACGACGAGCCGCCTGCAGCAGCGTCGCGACGGCGCAAGAGAAAGTCACAAGAGGACATGTTATGTGACCGGAAGAGAACCAGCAAGACGCCCGGAGAGAACTACAAAGAGTGCTCACCAACGGTGACCAGGAGTGTCTTCAGCACAGAGGAAGGACATTTGTTGTCCCCAGATTGCCTGATGTCAATAGACAGGCTGTGGGAAAACCAAGCTTTTGATACAAACGAGGTGAAAGATGAAGCAGAGAAGGGAGAATCGGACGAAATGCAGCTGCCCAGTCAATCAGACAGCAGCGTAGGAGGCGCAGGTGTGTGGGAGAGTACCAACAATACAGATGGAGGCTTTGTGGTCAAAATAAAGGTTGTCGAGGAAGAGACAAGAGAGTCAAAAATGAACCTGATTGAGGTGAAAACGGAAAATACGAGTTTGTATTCCTCAGATTTAGACACATTAACCAAAAGTTCACCACCGTTGCCTCTGCAGGACTGTACAGACAATCTGGATGGAAATCTGGGTAatgagaaaatgacaacaatcagCCCAGTGGAGGCTGATGTTAGTTCTTTACAGACACAGCTATGCACAGATATCCACACTGACGCTCATAAAAGTCCTGGAGATCTCGGTGAGGACTCAGTGGATGGCGAGGGTCTGGAGAGCCTGTCAGAACTGGCCTTTACCTGCTTCCTCAATCCCAGCAGTGAAAGTGTCATGGGGGGTTtggaagaggaggacagtctAGCGAGCCTAACAGCTGCTgctaccgctgctgctgctgcaagtgacGCTCACGTCGTGTCTACAGATCCAAGTGAACACAGTCAAAAAACAGAGGGAGCAAACACCCCCTCCGCACAGTCCTCCGATTCCTCCTCGTCTCTCGTTTTTCCAGTAGCATCTGTCCCTTTGCAGCAGCTTCTACCAGAACAAAGTCCAAATTTCAGTGACACCATCATCCTCCAGCCAGCCCAGAACCCCTTAACAGGCTTCCTGAGTGGCATCCGACCGGGCTTAACTTTAGAGGCTTCCCTTGTCCCTTCCCCCAGGGCCGGCAAAAGCTCTGGGGCGACGACGACGTTCCGTCGGATCGCCCCCAAAGTTCCACCTGGATCAGAAACCAGCACGGATCCCTCATCTGGGTCTACCGGAGACGCCGTGGACCGACCACCTCTGACACGAGCTTCAGAGGACGTGTTGTCCAAATGCAAGAAAGCAGCTGCCGAGGACCACGTGTTGCTGGTGGAGGGCGAGAAAAAATATGCCTGCAAAATTTGCTGTAAGACGTTCATGAACTTGACTGACTGTAAGAAGCACATCCGTGTCCACACGGGGGAAAAGCCCTATCCCTGCCCCAACTGTGGCAAGCGCTTCAGTCAGTCTTCCCATCTGTACA